From a region of the Zingiber officinale cultivar Zhangliang chromosome 4B, Zo_v1.1, whole genome shotgun sequence genome:
- the LOC121976938 gene encoding uncharacterized protein At1g10890-like isoform X1: protein MPRTVSRSPYRRRRSPSPRYSRRRSRRERSRSPYSYRRSRSPSPSPRWRKSRSPSPQRRASRSPLPRRHKRQRSRSILNSPIHKSESPSLDLHERQRLEEEKKRRQKEAELNLIGEETAMRIEEAINKKVEESLNSEEIKQEIQRRIEEGHKKLLVEVAAQLEKEKEEALVEAREKAERERREREELEKMLEENQRKVEESQRREALEQQQKELERYLELERIQREKEEAMRRKKMEEEEEKANQMKLLGKNKSRPKLSFAFGVK, encoded by the exons ATGCCTCGGACGGTATCTCGATCTCCTTATAGGAGAAGACGCTCTCCATCTCCTCGAtacagcaggaggaggagcagaagaGAACGCAGTCGATCCCCTTATTCGTATAG AAGAAGTcgctctccttctccttctccgagATGGCGAAAGAGTCGCTCCCCGAGCCCTCAGAGAAGAGCAAGTCGATCTCCCCTACCAAGAAGACACAAAAGGCAGAGGAGTAGGAGCATATTGAATTCACCTATACACAAGTCTGAAAGCCCTAGTCTTGATTTGCATGAAAGGCAAAgactggaagaggagaagaaacg GCGACAAAAGGAAGCAGAATTGAACCTTATAGGAGAAGAAACTGCTATGCGGATTGAGGAAGCTATCAATAAGAAGGTCGAGGAGTCTCTAAATTCTGAGGAGATCAAACAGGAAATACAAAGACGAATCGAAGAAGGCCATAAAAAGTTGCTTGTTGAGGTTGCTGctcaacttgagaaagaaaaggaagaagctcTTGTTGAGGCAAGAGAGAAAGCA GAACGAGAGCGAAGGGAGAGGGAGGAGTTGGAGAAGATGCTCgaggaaaaccaaagaaaagtGGAGGAGTCTCAAAGGAGAGAAGCTTTGGAGCAGCAGCAAAAAGAGCTGGAGCGGTATCTCGAGCTGGAGCGAATACAGAGAGAAAAGGAAGAAGCGATGCGGAGAAAGAagatggaggaggaagaagaaaaggcaaATCAGATGAAGCTATTAGGCAAGAACAAGTCTCGACCTAAGTTATCCTTTGCATTCGGAGTGAAATGA
- the LOC121976938 gene encoding uncharacterized protein At1g10890-like isoform X2 gives MLGELLASWNIRSRSPSPSPRWRKSRSPSPQRRASRSPLPRRHKRQRSRSILNSPIHKSESPSLDLHERQRLEEEKKRRQKEAELNLIGEETAMRIEEAINKKVEESLNSEEIKQEIQRRIEEGHKKLLVEVAAQLEKEKEEALVEAREKAERERREREELEKMLEENQRKVEESQRREALEQQQKELERYLELERIQREKEEAMRRKKMEEEEEKANQMKLLGKNKSRPKLSFAFGVK, from the exons ATGTTGGGTGAATTGTTGGCATCCTGGAATAT AAGAAGTcgctctccttctccttctccgagATGGCGAAAGAGTCGCTCCCCGAGCCCTCAGAGAAGAGCAAGTCGATCTCCCCTACCAAGAAGACACAAAAGGCAGAGGAGTAGGAGCATATTGAATTCACCTATACACAAGTCTGAAAGCCCTAGTCTTGATTTGCATGAAAGGCAAAgactggaagaggagaagaaacg GCGACAAAAGGAAGCAGAATTGAACCTTATAGGAGAAGAAACTGCTATGCGGATTGAGGAAGCTATCAATAAGAAGGTCGAGGAGTCTCTAAATTCTGAGGAGATCAAACAGGAAATACAAAGACGAATCGAAGAAGGCCATAAAAAGTTGCTTGTTGAGGTTGCTGctcaacttgagaaagaaaaggaagaagctcTTGTTGAGGCAAGAGAGAAAGCA GAACGAGAGCGAAGGGAGAGGGAGGAGTTGGAGAAGATGCTCgaggaaaaccaaagaaaagtGGAGGAGTCTCAAAGGAGAGAAGCTTTGGAGCAGCAGCAAAAAGAGCTGGAGCGGTATCTCGAGCTGGAGCGAATACAGAGAGAAAAGGAAGAAGCGATGCGGAGAAAGAagatggaggaggaagaagaaaaggcaaATCAGATGAAGCTATTAGGCAAGAACAAGTCTCGACCTAAGTTATCCTTTGCATTCGGAGTGAAATGA